The following coding sequences lie in one Actinomyces capricornis genomic window:
- a CDS encoding CPBP family intramembrane glutamic endopeptidase, with protein MDPAQNGRGGWSGPAGAGRAPSRVTRALRWAFAVAYLGIFPLHLTRLLLPAGHRPGFMMAAYALLFALGVYAWRGELDAGARRIAAHPLRAVGTLALGAIILLVLEVAGSLVVGWLAGMVPGGLQELGNDTSISRVLGMYPGPVIIAVLGVMGPFVEELFFRQILIPLIGDRTRAWVGVVVSSIAFGMLHMSSLQPSEWIGVIPHTCFGIAMGIVFLRSRRNLHLPAGFHIVSNTTTFLANA; from the coding sequence ATGGACCCCGCACAGAACGGGCGGGGCGGATGGTCGGGCCCGGCCGGCGCCGGCCGGGCCCCGAGCAGGGTTACGCGGGCCCTGCGCTGGGCCTTCGCGGTGGCCTACCTCGGCATCTTCCCGCTCCACCTGACCCGCCTCCTGCTTCCCGCGGGCCACCGCCCCGGCTTCATGATGGCGGCCTACGCCCTGCTCTTCGCCCTGGGGGTCTACGCCTGGCGCGGCGAGCTCGACGCCGGGGCCAGGCGGATCGCGGCACATCCGCTGAGGGCGGTGGGGACTCTGGCGCTGGGCGCCATCATCCTCCTCGTCCTGGAGGTGGCCGGGTCGCTGGTCGTGGGGTGGCTGGCGGGCATGGTGCCCGGCGGCCTGCAGGAGCTGGGCAATGACACGAGTATCAGCCGGGTCCTGGGGATGTACCCGGGGCCTGTCATCATCGCGGTCCTGGGCGTAATGGGGCCCTTCGTCGAGGAGTTGTTCTTCCGCCAGATCCTCATCCCCCTCATCGGGGATCGCACCCGTGCCTGGGTGGGGGTGGTGGTCTCCAGCATCGCCTTCGGCATGCTCCACATGAGCTCGCTGCAACCCTCGGAGTGGATCGGTGTCATCCCGCACACCTGCTTCGGGATCGCCATGGGGATCGTGTTCCTGCGCTCGCGCCGCAACCTCCACCTGCCGGCGGGCTTCCACATCGTCAGCAACACCACCACGTTCCTGGCCAATGCGTGA
- a CDS encoding type II toxin-antitoxin system VapC family toxin, whose protein sequence is MNYVDTSFIALPLLGQQGAAHADALLREAMRHGGLISSMLLQIELFRLARRTGTSTTRVQEVLDEVHLVRIDDEVVERACALTGQLKSLDAIHLATAQLLNDPRDPLTLLTHDAQLAAAARTSGIDVVDPLT, encoded by the coding sequence GTGAACTACGTCGACACCTCCTTCATCGCACTGCCCCTGCTCGGGCAGCAGGGCGCAGCGCATGCCGATGCCCTCCTGCGCGAGGCGATGAGGCATGGCGGACTCATCTCCTCCATGCTCCTGCAGATCGAGCTCTTCCGCCTGGCCCGGCGCACCGGCACCAGCACCACTCGGGTGCAGGAGGTCCTCGATGAAGTCCATCTCGTCAGGATCGACGACGAGGTCGTCGAGCGCGCCTGCGCCCTGACCGGCCAGCTGAAGTCCCTGGACGCCATCCACCTGGCAACCGCTCAACTCCTCAACGACCCGCGCGACCCACTGACACTCCTCACCCATGACGCACAGCTGGCCGCCGCCGCCCGGACCAGCGGCATCGACGTCGTCGACCCGCTGACCTGA